The nucleotide sequence CATAGCACGTTGCTGGTAAAGAAAATTTCTAGCTTTATTTATTTGAAACCACAAAAAAAGCGCGGTCTCCCGCACTTAATCTCAATATTCAACATTTATAGATTCTAATTCATTAAGTAAATGTGATTCCTCACCATCACAACGAAATCCGGCAATCATCAGCGCCTTATCGTCCTCAATTAGCTGCTTGATGTGCGGTTGAGTCGAGCTAAATGGTGTGCTTGAACTGGTTGAAAATGCAATTAACTTTTTACCACCAAAGGTAAACTTGTCAAAAACAGAATCGATTATCCGTGGTGGTTCTCCCCACCAGGTTGGGTAGCCAATAAAAACTACGTCATAATCGTCCAAGTTAGTAATCGATGTCGCTACTGGCGGCAATAGTTGGAGTTCACTTTCATGCTTGGCTATGCGCATGTAGTCGTTAAACGCCTCAGGATATGGCTGAACTGGGACAATCCGTTGAATGTCACTACCAGTTATTTCCTGAATCTGCTCGGCTGCATGCTTTGTATTTCAAGTCAATGAGAAGTACAACACCAACGAATGAACGTTGTCCCATTCACTTTCTACCATTCATATTCCTTCCCTCTATGGCGCAAATCCACGTCAGACTTTGGTTCCATAATTAAATACTAAAGTAACTAGCAAAAATTATCAATACAGTGTATCTATAATTTTTGGGTAAACTTAATTGTTTCGGTTAATTTCATCTCATCGGGAGCCACTGAACACCTGCAGGCAACCACTTTAACCCCAGCCTTCATTGCCCTAGAGATTGCATCGTAGAGTAAAGGGGCCATCTGCAAATTAATCTTCATCTCATCAACGTAGTCCATTTGAACAACAAAATAAAGACTAGCGTCTGCCTCGCTCTGAACCGCTTTTGTCATGGTGTGGACGTGTTTAACAGCTCGGGTAGTTGGCGCATCTGGAAACATTGCCAACTGTTCATGTTCAAGGGTAACCCCCTTAGTTTCAACCCAGCAATCGCGACCATCTAGAGTTTGCGTCCAGAAATCAATTCGGGAATCGTCCAGTTTGGTTTCGGGCCGAAAATCGGCAAACTTTCCTAACCCTGGTAACGACAATGTTTCTGTTAAGGCTTCCTTGACCACCGCATTCGGCGCTTGGCTGTCAATGTTGATCCAATGACCTAACTTATTTACCGCTACTAAATCATAATCCGTTTTCCGCTTATCGCCAGGATTATATACCAAGCTAACTTCATATCCAGGAACTAATAGTTCCTTATTTCGACCAGTATTTTTCAGATGAACTTGAATCTCTTGACCATCTAACTCACAAACAACTGTGAACCGATTAATTTTCTTAACAAACTTAGCTAAGTGATAATTGCTATATTTCATATCCTTGCTCCATTCATTTACTATCTGTAGAAATTATACTCCCATTAAGTGCCGTACCAAGTTTCCACCTGTTTTCATTTATGTTTCAAAGCCACCAGCTATGCAGTATCACGGCATTTTATGTAACAAAAACAATACAATGTGTTCAAAGGGATTGCATATTTTCTGAAAGTTAGTAAACTAGCAAAAGTGACTTTTTTAAGGAGGAAATTAATTTGTCAGTTACTAAAATTCTTCGGGTGAGTAAAGATAGCTTTCTAAAGTTCATCAATGTGCTCGCTGACATCTTTGTCCCAATCATTCCAGCAATCGTTGCGGCAGGTCTACTCATGGCGCTCCACAACGTCTTGACTGCCCCGCACCTGTTTTCTGCTCAGTCATTAGTGCAAATGTATCCCAACCTAAAGGGAACTGCAGCGTTTATTGATACACTATCAAATGCGCCATTTACCTTTCTACCAGTTCTAATTGGATTTGCCGCTACCAAACGGTTTGGTGGAAATCCATTCTTAGGTGCCGCTATGGGAATGATGATGGTTTCGCCCGCTTTGGTTAGTGGGTATGACGTAAGCTCAGCAATTGCTCATCATACACTAGGCTATTGGAACATGTTCGGTTTGCCCGTTGCTCAAGCTGGCTACCAAGGATCTGTGATTCCAATGCTAGCCGTTGCATGGATCCTGGCAAAAGTTGAAATCTGGTGTCATAAGAAGATGCCCGAATCACTTGATTATACATTTACTCCGTTAGTTGCAATTTTAGTAACTGGTATTCTAACCTTCGTTATCGTTGGCCCCGTAATGCGTGGAGTTAGCGATGGAATTACCGATGGTCTCCTTTGGTTGTACAACACCACCGGTCCAATCGGGACAGGTATTCTTGGGTTAATGTACGCACCGCTAGTAATCACTGGTTTACATCAAAGCTTCCCGGCAATTGAAACCCAGCTGATTGCTAATATGAAGCAAACTGGTGGCACATTTATTTTCCCAATCGCATCAGTATCAAACATCGCTCAAGGAGCTGCTGCTCTTGCAGTATTCTTCTTGGCAAAGGATAAGAAACAAAAAGGACTGGCTTCATCTGCCAGCTTCTCAGCATTGCTAGGAATTACAGAACCAGCAATGTTTGGGGTTAATATCAAACTAAAATTTCCATTCATATCATCAATTATTGGTTCAGGAATCGCTTCAATTTATTTGGGACTGACCCACGTTCTAGCAGTATCCCTTGGATCTAACAGTGTACTGGGCTTTATCAGTATCGCTCCTCACGCTATCCCATCGTTTCTAATCGCCTGCGTGATTAGCTTTGTTGTTAGCTTTACCCTAACTTATGTCCAAGGAATCCGTCAGACTGAAGACGCCTTTGCAAGTATTGGTGAGAAAGAAACTGAAGCTGCAGAAGCGGCCTAAATAAATAGAGAATGGGATAAACATATTCTCATAGAAAAAATGCCGTTATAATTTCAAAAATGAAATTATAACGGCATTTTTCTTTTATCCAAACAGTTGCTACACGCAATAACCATTAGGAATGAGAGTCATTGCTCATGTCTCTCAGTTACTATTGGTCTTGTGGGGGCACTGCGACGTAATCATAGATTACTGCAGTGCTCCCTATTCCCGCTTCAGCTGCTTTCTCGCAAACATCGCTCTTGAAAACCATGCCATCAATGCAGCCCACACTACGGAACCAACTGTCAATGGCCATGGTGTCAAAGGTTGAACTCCCTTTGCATCTCGCCAGCCAATCATAAATTTAGTAAAATCAGCCACCCATGAAACCGTTCGTGAACTCGGTGCCAACGTCCGTCCCATAAAGATCAAAACGACGAACAGTGCAATTGGAGCCGCAATCAAAATGATTCGTTGGTTTCTCTTCGAGAACAGTGATAACAGGCTTCCAATTGCCAACCCTGTCATCGATAACGCAACTAGTAACAACCAGCTAAACAAAAAGTTTACGATCCCAGCTAAAATTGGGTTGTTAAAGTAATCATTGTAACCAGTTAAAAAGATATTGAAGTTCTTATCTCCCGTTAATGGCAATGTTAAATAACCGTATACCAAATTAATGGTATTTCCAATTAAGGTCAAAACTAGGAGCACAATTACTTGGCTCTTGAAAAATGTCATTCTCGAGATTCCGTTTTGAATCAGCACCTTAAAATCGCTGTAAGTAAGCATTGAAATTGCAAAAATGAACACTCCAAACAGTGACCCCAATGGTGTGTCACTTACCTGCTTGGCAAACGAAAATTCGCCAATCGTGCCGGTAACCAAAGCCAATACCAATGGCAGTACCAACGTAATTGCAATTGCCCACGCATACAACCAACCAACGGCAGAAATTTGGTGATCAAATAAAAACTTATTAACTTGTCTAGTTTTCATTAGTAATTACCTCCATTTTCCTTGGGGTTGGTCAAAAATACGAACAGCTTTTGCAAATCAAAGTTAGAGATCTGCACAGTATCTGGGATTGGCCGATCATCATCTAAATCACCAAAGATATAGTCTGTTTTTAAGTTACCCATTTTATCTGTACCAATAATGTTCAAACCACTGGTATACGTATCCACATCCGATGCTGGACCGACAACAGAATGAGTCCTAGTCAAAACTTCTTCAACAGGTTGATCCAATAGTACGTGACCCCGGTCCACAACCACAACATCACTAACAATATTGGCAACTTCTTCAATTAAATGAGTTGAAATAATAAACGTCCGCGGATTATCAGAGAACGTCTGAATTAGTTCTTTGTAAAACAATTCCCGATGGTTGGCATCAAGTCCCAAAACCGGCTCATCCAATAAGACGAACTTAGCAGGAACCGAAAGTGCCAAAATTAATTTAAAGATTGAATTGTATCCCGTCGATAACTTTCCAAATTTTTGGTCAAGGTCGATTTCAAATTCTGAAGCCAGTCGGTTAGCCAATACGTAGTCAAAACCGCCATAAAGCAGCTCTGTCTCTTGCATCAATTTATTCAGCTTTGTGCCGTCATTGTACAAGTCAACTTCGCTCATCAAGTACATTTGGCCAAGTTTGCTGTCATTATCATCAACGCTCTCAGAGTCGATGGCAACTTCCCCGTTGTCAGCAAAGATTCGGTTTGTAATTATATTTAGTAAGGTTGACTTACCAGCCCCGTTACGCCCCAATAATCCATAAATTTTCCCCTCTTCAAACGTTAAGCTAATGTCGCTTAACACGTTGTGTGATCCAAACGCCTTGGAGACGTGATCAATTGATAATAAACTCATTCAGCAAAACCTCTCCTTACTTGCGCGATTAATTCCTCTTCCGAAATATTTAGACTTTTCGC is from Lentilactobacillus curieae and encodes:
- a CDS encoding PTS transporter subunit EIIC; translation: MNLSVTKILRVSKDSFLKFINVLADIFVPIIPAIVAAGLLMALHNVLTAPHLFSAQSLVQMYPNLKGTAAFIDTLSNAPFTFLPVLIGFAATKRFGGNPFLGAAMGMMMVSPALVSGYDVSSAIAHHTLGYWNMFGLPVAQAGYQGSVIPMLAVAWILAKVEIWCHKKMPESLDYTFTPLVAILVTGILTFVIVGPVMRGVSDGITDGLLWLYNTTGPIGTGILGLMYAPLVITGLHQSFPAIETQLIANMKQTGGTFIFPIASVSNIAQGAAALAVFFLAKDKKQKGLASSASFSALLGITEPAMFGVNIKLKFPFISSIIGSGIASIYLGLTHVLAVSLGSNSVLGFISIAPHAIPSFLIACVISFVVSFTLTYVQGIRQTEDAFASIGEKETEAAEAA
- a CDS encoding ABC transporter ATP-binding protein, which codes for MSLLSIDHVSKAFGSHNVLSDISLTFEEGKIYGLLGRNGAGKSTLLNIITNRIFADNGEVAIDSESVDDNDSKLGQMYLMSEVDLYNDGTKLNKLMQETELLYGGFDYVLANRLASEFEIDLDQKFGKLSTGYNSIFKLILALSVPAKFVLLDEPVLGLDANHRELFYKELIQTFSDNPRTFIISTHLIEEVANIVSDVVVVDRGHVLLDQPVEEVLTRTHSVVGPASDVDTYTSGLNIIGTDKMGNLKTDYIFGDLDDDRPIPDTVQISNFDLQKLFVFLTNPKENGGNY
- the sfsA gene encoding DNA/RNA nuclease SfsA, translating into MKYSNYHLAKFVKKINRFTVVCELDGQEIQVHLKNTGRNKELLVPGYEVSLVYNPGDKRKTDYDLVAVNKLGHWINIDSQAPNAVVKEALTETLSLPGLGKFADFRPETKLDDSRIDFWTQTLDGRDCWVETKGVTLEHEQLAMFPDAPTTRAVKHVHTMTKAVQSEADASLYFVVQMDYVDEMKINLQMAPLLYDAISRAMKAGVKVVACRCSVAPDEMKLTETIKFTQKL